In Cryptosporangium aurantiacum, one DNA window encodes the following:
- a CDS encoding LacI family DNA-binding transcriptional regulator, with protein MRRARVTLADVARRSGVSSATASFVLNRVTGQTIPEATQERVRRAAEELGYVPHGIARALREGTSRLVLLNVGQLPRRTSLEGFIDGLDEELTRLGHALLVRYGAPTPGGLRHVVDAAAPRAVLDIARLYASDDPDAHDGGWIAGLAAHTLTQISYLARRGHTTIGFVLPADQRFARLAQLRWEQARTAADALGLRAPVSFTVSADRAEARDRLRDFRHAHPAVTALAACDDDVAIRTLAALGDLGLSAPDDLAVIGFDDAEFAALWSPTLTSVRIQAVAYGRCAARHALGLDPGPLPRDPATVIERESA; from the coding sequence ATGCGGCGAGCGAGGGTCACGCTGGCGGACGTGGCGCGGCGCAGCGGGGTCTCGTCGGCCACGGCTAGCTTCGTCCTCAACCGGGTGACCGGCCAGACGATCCCGGAGGCCACCCAGGAACGGGTGCGCCGCGCGGCCGAGGAACTCGGTTACGTTCCGCACGGCATCGCGCGGGCACTGCGGGAGGGCACGTCGCGGCTGGTGCTGCTGAACGTCGGGCAGCTCCCGCGGCGAACCAGCCTGGAAGGGTTCATCGACGGGCTCGACGAGGAGCTCACCCGCCTCGGCCACGCGCTGCTCGTCCGCTACGGCGCCCCGACCCCCGGCGGGCTGCGCCACGTCGTCGACGCGGCTGCGCCGCGCGCGGTGCTCGACATCGCGCGCCTGTACGCCTCCGACGATCCGGACGCCCACGACGGCGGCTGGATCGCCGGGCTCGCCGCCCACACGCTGACCCAGATCAGCTATCTCGCCCGCCGCGGCCACACCACGATCGGGTTCGTGCTGCCCGCCGACCAGCGTTTCGCCCGGCTCGCCCAGCTCCGATGGGAGCAGGCCCGGACGGCGGCGGACGCGCTCGGGCTGCGCGCGCCGGTCTCGTTCACGGTCTCGGCGGATCGTGCCGAGGCCCGGGACCGCCTGCGCGACTTCCGGCACGCGCATCCCGCGGTGACCGCGCTCGCGGCGTGCGACGACGACGTCGCGATCCGGACGCTGGCCGCGCTGGGCGATCTCGGGCTGTCGGCGCCGGACGACCTGGCCGTGATCGGGTTCGACGACGCCGAGTTCGCGGCATTGTGGAGCCCCACGCTGACGTCCGTCCGGATCCAGGCGGTGGCGTACGGGCGATGCGCGGCGCGGCACGCGCTCGGCCTGGATCCGGGCCCGCTGCCGCGAGACCCGGCCACGGTGATCGAACGCGAGTCGGCCTAG
- a CDS encoding PLP-dependent aminotransferase family protein — MYDGSSTAHLVEALRTALNRYSVGEKLPSSRALVRQYEVSPVTVARAIAALVAEGLVTSRPGAGVFKANRAERGVPGDVSWQEVALSADAGARGVDAAGVLATLTAPPAEVVDLNGGYLHTSLQPERALAAALARAGRRPGAWSRPPVEGLPELRSWFARDIGGSLDGGDVLVTAGGQTALTTALRALAVPGAPVLVESPTYPGLLAVARAAGLRPVPVPVDADGVRTDLLADAFAATRARLFVCQPLFQNPTGTVLAPVRRAEVVRIAHTAGAFVVEDDFARRLVHADAPPLPPPLAADDPDGVVVHVRSLTKVTSPSLRIGALTARGPALERLRATQIVDSFFVPRPLQETALELVGSPAWARHLRTLAVALRDRRTALLGALADLRPQWTPYGGYHLWLRLPDGTDEQAVVAAALREGVAVTPGGSYFTAEAPGPYLRLSYVSTAHPEDGGHRLRRALR, encoded by the coding sequence ATGTACGACGGTAGCAGTACCGCACACCTGGTAGAAGCGCTGCGAACTGCGCTGAACCGCTACTCAGTTGGCGAGAAGCTGCCGTCGAGCCGCGCGCTCGTCCGGCAGTACGAGGTCAGCCCCGTCACGGTGGCCCGGGCGATTGCGGCGCTCGTCGCCGAAGGGCTCGTCACGTCGCGTCCGGGTGCCGGTGTGTTCAAGGCGAACCGCGCCGAGCGTGGCGTCCCCGGTGACGTTTCGTGGCAGGAGGTGGCGCTGAGCGCGGACGCGGGCGCCCGCGGGGTGGACGCCGCAGGCGTGCTGGCGACGCTGACGGCCCCACCGGCCGAGGTGGTCGACCTCAACGGCGGGTACCTGCACACGTCGCTGCAGCCGGAGCGGGCGCTGGCCGCCGCCCTCGCGCGGGCGGGACGTCGGCCCGGCGCGTGGTCGCGGCCGCCGGTGGAGGGGCTGCCCGAGCTGCGTTCCTGGTTCGCGAGGGACATCGGTGGTTCGCTCGACGGTGGGGATGTCCTGGTCACCGCCGGGGGACAGACGGCGCTGACCACCGCACTCCGGGCGCTGGCCGTTCCCGGCGCTCCGGTCCTGGTCGAGTCGCCGACCTATCCCGGCCTGCTCGCGGTCGCCCGCGCGGCGGGGTTGCGGCCGGTGCCGGTACCGGTCGACGCGGACGGCGTGCGCACCGACCTGCTCGCCGACGCGTTCGCGGCCACCCGGGCTCGGCTGTTCGTCTGCCAGCCGCTGTTCCAGAACCCCACCGGAACGGTGCTGGCCCCGGTGCGGCGGGCCGAGGTCGTCCGCATCGCCCACACGGCGGGAGCGTTCGTGGTCGAGGACGACTTCGCCCGGCGCCTCGTGCACGCCGACGCACCGCCGCTGCCGCCCCCGCTCGCCGCCGACGATCCGGACGGCGTCGTCGTCCACGTGCGATCGCTGACCAAGGTGACCTCCCCCAGCCTGCGGATCGGGGCACTCACCGCCCGCGGCCCGGCGCTGGAGCGACTGCGGGCGACCCAGATCGTCGACAGCTTCTTCGTCCCCAGGCCATTGCAGGAAACGGCACTGGAACTCGTCGGGTCACCGGCGTGGGCCCGCCATCTCCGGACGCTCGCGGTGGCGCTGCGCGACCGTCGCACGGCGCTGCTCGGTGCGCTGGCCGACCTCCGGCCGCAGTGGACGCCGTACGGGGGTTACCACCTGTGGCTGCGGTTGCCGGACGGCACCGACGAGCAGGCGGTCGTCGCGGCGGCGCTGCGTGAGGGGGTGGCGGTGACGCCGGGCGGCTCGTACTTCACCGCCGAAGCTCCCGGGCCATATCTGCGGCTGAGTTACGTCAGCACCGCTCATCCGGAGGACGGTGGCCACCGGTTGCGGCGGGCGTTGCGCTAG
- a CDS encoding HelD family protein, which produces MPDARTQEIAAEQRVVDRVHERLAEMRAQADELAREGHGRAAGGSAAGLVERDVLVRNAAAQIATLDAESEGVVFGRLDFDDGDTYHVGRVGVRDGLDPLLIDWRAPAAAPFYRATSGEPLGVVRRRVIISRGQRVVDLDDDVLLPDDVGDLRVLGEGALLAALRRSRGPHMRDIVTTIQREQDEAIRAPARGVTLISGGPGTGKTQVALHRAAYLLYTDRGRFADGRILVVGPSTVFTNYISRVLPSLGEESVHLRALGELVDGVTATRRDRAEVAAIKGSERMRDVLAELGWQPAPTAPTRLRLVYSGDVLTLDADVLAEARRRVRARCEATGTPPNSARPVAAQILLDALWAGADPRRRPDRETFAGEVGERNEFGGFLRAWWPALIPADVLSRLADVDRIVGLDTADAAVLAATYGDRADWSVDDVPLLDELSALLGDPPPEPKGPTPLWQLRELSTGPRSVDTFVLSYGMHNGWEVYQPGHPTPFASAGAQAIDSNAVAAAQRWAEFVLLREGHKVVGWTDGFDPHGEEGYVPELEEPLPVDEPDDAPTPDPYRHVILDEAQDLSPMECRMIARRAEYASMTVVGDLGQATHPLAVGSWPELVARLGKREVRTLELLTGYRVPQTIADYAARILAPGIAPTRSYRPGGTLSVRHVDDLATAVRDAVRAAPDGGSLAVLVADDAEAELAPVVADLPGVALVPAATVKGLEYDQVIVVEPADIVEAEPRGLNRLYVALTRAVEGLTVLHRKPLPASLDDV; this is translated from the coding sequence GTGCCCGACGCCAGAACGCAGGAGATCGCTGCGGAACAGCGAGTCGTCGACCGCGTCCACGAGCGGCTCGCGGAGATGCGCGCGCAGGCGGACGAGCTTGCGCGTGAAGGTCACGGACGGGCGGCGGGAGGTTCCGCCGCGGGACTGGTCGAGCGCGACGTGCTGGTTCGCAACGCCGCGGCGCAGATCGCGACGCTGGACGCCGAGAGCGAAGGCGTCGTCTTCGGCCGGCTCGATTTTGACGACGGCGACACGTATCACGTCGGCCGTGTGGGAGTGCGGGACGGGCTGGACCCGCTGCTGATCGACTGGCGAGCACCCGCCGCGGCGCCGTTCTACCGCGCGACCTCCGGCGAGCCGCTCGGCGTCGTCCGCCGCCGGGTCATCATCTCTCGCGGTCAGCGGGTCGTCGACCTCGACGACGACGTCCTGCTGCCGGACGACGTCGGTGACCTGCGCGTCCTCGGCGAGGGTGCGTTGCTGGCCGCGCTACGGCGGTCCCGCGGCCCGCACATGCGCGACATCGTCACCACGATCCAGCGGGAACAGGACGAGGCGATCCGGGCGCCCGCCCGGGGCGTCACGCTGATCAGCGGCGGACCGGGAACCGGCAAGACACAGGTCGCGCTGCACCGCGCGGCGTACCTGCTCTACACCGACCGGGGCCGGTTCGCCGACGGCCGGATCCTCGTCGTCGGCCCCTCGACCGTGTTCACGAACTACATCAGCCGGGTCCTGCCCTCGCTCGGCGAGGAGAGCGTGCACCTGCGCGCCCTCGGTGAACTCGTCGACGGTGTGACCGCGACCCGCCGCGACCGCGCCGAGGTCGCCGCGATCAAGGGCAGCGAGCGCATGCGCGACGTGCTCGCCGAGCTCGGGTGGCAACCGGCGCCGACGGCGCCGACTCGGCTGCGCCTCGTCTACTCCGGCGACGTGCTGACGCTCGACGCGGACGTCCTGGCCGAAGCCCGACGACGCGTACGCGCGCGCTGCGAGGCGACGGGGACGCCGCCCAACAGCGCGCGTCCGGTCGCCGCCCAGATCCTGCTCGACGCGCTGTGGGCCGGCGCAGACCCACGGCGGCGTCCGGACCGGGAGACGTTCGCCGGCGAGGTGGGCGAGCGGAACGAGTTCGGGGGTTTCCTGCGCGCCTGGTGGCCGGCCCTGATCCCGGCGGACGTGCTGTCCCGGCTCGCCGACGTCGATCGGATCGTCGGCCTGGACACGGCGGACGCCGCGGTGCTGGCCGCGACGTACGGTGATCGGGCCGACTGGTCCGTGGACGACGTCCCGCTGCTCGACGAGCTGTCCGCGCTGCTCGGCGACCCGCCGCCGGAGCCGAAGGGACCCACGCCCCTCTGGCAGCTCCGGGAGCTGTCCACCGGCCCGCGCTCGGTGGACACGTTTGTCCTCAGCTACGGCATGCACAACGGGTGGGAGGTGTACCAGCCGGGCCATCCGACGCCGTTCGCGTCCGCCGGAGCGCAGGCCATCGACAGCAACGCGGTCGCCGCCGCGCAGCGCTGGGCGGAGTTCGTCCTGCTCCGGGAGGGCCACAAGGTCGTCGGGTGGACGGACGGCTTTGATCCGCACGGCGAGGAGGGATACGTCCCCGAGCTGGAGGAACCGCTGCCGGTCGACGAGCCGGACGACGCACCCACCCCGGATCCGTACCGTCACGTGATCCTCGACGAGGCCCAGGACCTGTCGCCGATGGAGTGCCGGATGATCGCGCGTCGCGCCGAGTACGCGTCGATGACCGTCGTCGGTGACCTCGGGCAGGCCACCCACCCGCTGGCCGTCGGGTCGTGGCCAGAGCTGGTCGCGCGGCTCGGCAAACGGGAGGTCCGGACGCTGGAGCTGCTCACCGGGTACCGGGTGCCGCAGACGATCGCGGACTACGCGGCCCGGATCCTCGCCCCGGGGATCGCACCGACACGCTCGTACCGGCCCGGCGGCACGCTGTCGGTGCGGCACGTCGACGACCTCGCGACGGCGGTGCGGGACGCGGTTCGTGCGGCGCCGGACGGGGGATCGCTCGCGGTTCTCGTCGCCGACGACGCGGAGGCGGAACTCGCGCCGGTGGTCGCCGACCTGCCGGGCGTCGCCCTCGTGCCCGCCGCCACCGTGAAGGGGCTGGAGTACGACCAGGTGATCGTGGTGGAGCCCGCCGACATCGTCGAGGCCGAACCGCGTGGCCTCAACCGGTTGTACGTCGCGCTGACCCGCGCCGTCGAGGGCCTGACCGTCCTACACCGGAAGCCGTTGCCCGCGAGCTTGGATGACGTCTGA
- a CDS encoding VOC family protein, with amino-acid sequence MSETTSHRHHAIDYIEIPATDLEAAKRFYADAFGWQFNDYGPGYAGIRGAGEGSAEVGGLRPETDVRAGGPLVLLYSTDLDASVEAVRKAGGTVVAGPYEFPGGRRFHFTDPSGNELGVWAEA; translated from the coding sequence ATGTCAGAGACGACTTCGCACCGGCACCACGCCATCGACTACATCGAGATCCCGGCCACCGACCTCGAGGCCGCCAAGCGGTTCTACGCCGACGCGTTCGGGTGGCAGTTCAACGACTACGGACCCGGGTACGCCGGCATCCGAGGGGCGGGCGAGGGCTCCGCTGAGGTGGGTGGGCTGCGCCCGGAGACCGACGTGCGGGCCGGCGGGCCGCTCGTCCTGCTCTACTCCACCGACCTCGACGCGTCGGTGGAAGCAGTGCGGAAGGCCGGGGGCACGGTCGTGGCCGGGCCGTATGAATTCCCGGGCGGGCGCCGCTTCCACTTCACCGACCCGAGCGGCAACGAGCTCGGCGTCTGGGCCGAGGCCTGA
- a CDS encoding 2-oxoacid:acceptor oxidoreductase subunit alpha: MSKQVQRLDRVVIRFAGDSGDGMQLTGDRFTSETASFGNDLSTLPNFPAEIRAPQGTLPGVSSFQVHFADHDIMTPGDRPDVLVAMNPAALKANLGDLPRGATIIVDTHDFAKRALAKVGYDANPLEDGSLDGYHLHAVGLTDLTLQAVDGLGLSRKDAGRAKNMFALGLVSWMYSRPIDATVAFLEKKFATKPDVAAANVSALKAGWNYGETTEDFSVTYEVKPAPMPAGTYRNISGNLAMAYGLLAAGQLAELPLFLGAYPITPASDVLHELSKHKQFGVRAFQAEDEIAAIGAALGASFGGALGITTSSGPGIALKSETIGLAVSLELPLVVVDIQRGGPSTGLPTKTEQSDLLQAMFGRNGEAPVPIVAPRSPSDCFDAAVEAARIAITYRTPVFVLSDGYLANGSEPWRVPNVDELPDLRTEFATEPNHDGPAGPEFWPYLRDPETLARPWAVPGTPGLEHRIGGIEKADGSGNISYDPANHDLMVRTRQAKIDGIARSIPALEV; the protein is encoded by the coding sequence GTGAGCAAGCAGGTCCAGCGGTTGGACCGTGTGGTGATCCGGTTTGCCGGGGATTCCGGTGATGGGATGCAGTTGACCGGGGATCGGTTCACGTCGGAGACCGCGTCGTTCGGGAATGATCTGTCGACGTTGCCGAATTTCCCGGCGGAGATTCGGGCGCCTCAGGGGACGTTGCCGGGGGTGTCGAGTTTTCAGGTGCACTTCGCTGATCACGACATCATGACGCCGGGGGATCGGCCGGATGTGTTGGTGGCGATGAACCCGGCGGCGTTGAAGGCGAATCTGGGTGATTTGCCGCGTGGGGCGACGATCATTGTGGATACGCATGATTTCGCGAAGCGTGCGCTGGCCAAGGTCGGTTATGACGCCAACCCGCTGGAAGACGGGTCGTTGGACGGGTATCACCTTCACGCGGTGGGCCTGACCGATTTGACGCTGCAAGCCGTGGACGGTCTCGGATTGTCCCGTAAGGACGCCGGGCGGGCGAAGAACATGTTCGCGCTCGGGCTGGTCTCGTGGATGTACTCGCGTCCGATCGACGCGACCGTGGCGTTCCTGGAGAAGAAGTTCGCCACGAAGCCGGATGTCGCGGCGGCGAACGTTTCGGCGCTCAAGGCGGGCTGGAACTACGGCGAGACGACCGAGGATTTCTCGGTGACGTATGAGGTGAAGCCGGCGCCGATGCCGGCCGGTACCTACCGGAACATTTCCGGGAATCTGGCGATGGCCTACGGGTTGCTCGCGGCGGGGCAGCTGGCGGAGTTGCCGTTGTTCCTGGGGGCGTATCCGATCACTCCGGCCTCCGACGTGCTCCACGAGCTCTCGAAGCACAAGCAGTTCGGGGTGCGGGCGTTCCAGGCCGAGGACGAGATCGCCGCGATCGGCGCCGCGCTGGGTGCCTCGTTCGGCGGTGCGCTGGGCATCACCACCTCGTCCGGGCCGGGGATCGCGTTGAAGTCCGAGACGATCGGGCTGGCGGTGTCGCTGGAGTTGCCGCTGGTCGTGGTCGACATTCAGCGCGGTGGCCCGTCGACGGGGTTGCCGACCAAGACCGAGCAGTCAGATCTGCTGCAGGCGATGTTCGGCCGTAACGGCGAGGCCCCGGTGCCGATCGTCGCCCCGCGCTCACCCAGCGATTGTTTTGACGCGGCGGTCGAGGCGGCGCGGATCGCGATCACCTACCGCACCCCGGTGTTCGTGCTCTCCGACGGGTACCTGGCCAACGGCTCCGAACCCTGGCGCGTCCCCAACGTGGACGAGTTGCCGGATCTGCGGACGGAATTCGCGACCGAACCCAACCACGACGGTCCGGCCGGCCCCGAGTTCTGGCCTTACCTGCGCGATCCCGAGACCCTGGCCCGGCCGTGGGCGGTGCCCGGCACGCCGGGGCTGGAACACCGGATCGGGGGCATCGAGAAGGCCGACGGATCCGGGAACATCTCCTACGACCCGGCCAACCACGACCTGATGGTCCGCACCCGCCAAGCCAAGATCGACGGCATCGCCCGCTCGATCCCCGCCCTCGAGGT
- a CDS encoding VOC family protein, whose amino-acid sequence MSRDVQITFDAHDPRALSTFWRDVLGYVHPGPPGVEVPEGTDPFTVWDEFLARVGVPPEERNTRSAIEDPEGKGPRVFFQKVPEDKDAKNRVHLDVRVAPGLQGDERMAALEAESDRLVARGAKRLRRFEPEPPMSTGFLVMADPEGNEFCLD is encoded by the coding sequence ATGAGCCGCGACGTCCAGATCACCTTCGACGCCCACGACCCACGGGCGCTGTCGACGTTCTGGCGCGACGTCCTGGGCTACGTCCACCCCGGGCCGCCCGGGGTCGAGGTGCCCGAGGGCACCGACCCGTTCACGGTCTGGGACGAGTTCCTCGCCCGGGTCGGGGTTCCGCCGGAGGAGCGCAACACCCGATCGGCGATCGAGGACCCGGAGGGGAAGGGCCCCCGGGTGTTCTTCCAGAAGGTGCCGGAGGACAAGGACGCGAAGAACCGCGTCCACCTCGACGTGCGGGTGGCGCCGGGGCTACAGGGCGACGAGCGGATGGCCGCGTTGGAGGCCGAGTCCGACCGGCTCGTCGCGCGCGGAGCCAAACGGCTGCGGCGCTTCGAGCCCGAACCGCCGATGAGCACCGGCTTCCTCGTGATGGCCGATCCCGAAGGGAACGAGTTCTGCCTCGACTGA
- a CDS encoding mycofactocin-coupled SDR family oxidoreductase, with protein sequence MTTPHPVPEAPVPNTPIARRFEGKVAFITGAARGQGRAEAVRLAAEGADIIALDICADLPTTSYAGSTPEDLAETVRLVEKLDRRIVTSQTDIRDFDGVKAAVEAGVGELGRLDVVIANAGMTSAARAWEIDAEHWKATIDINLTGAFHTAKAAIPIMIEQATGGSITFTSSVAGLVGLPMLADYVSAKHGVTGLSKTLANELAPYRIRVNSVHPFGVATGLQMTELHPVLDSNPQLGVLYMPSLPDGISQADDIAAAVAWIASDEARHVTGIQLPVDLGRTNR encoded by the coding sequence ATGACCACCCCGCACCCGGTCCCGGAAGCCCCGGTCCCGAACACCCCGATCGCGCGGCGCTTCGAGGGCAAGGTCGCGTTCATCACCGGCGCCGCCCGCGGGCAGGGCCGGGCCGAGGCCGTCCGGCTGGCCGCGGAGGGCGCCGACATCATCGCGCTGGACATCTGCGCGGACCTGCCGACGACGTCCTACGCCGGTTCCACCCCGGAGGACCTCGCCGAGACCGTGCGCCTGGTCGAGAAGCTGGACCGGCGCATCGTCACCAGCCAGACCGACATCCGCGACTTCGACGGGGTCAAGGCCGCCGTCGAGGCCGGGGTCGGCGAGCTGGGCCGCCTCGACGTGGTGATCGCCAACGCCGGGATGACCAGCGCCGCCCGCGCCTGGGAGATCGACGCCGAGCACTGGAAGGCGACGATCGACATCAACCTGACCGGTGCCTTCCACACCGCGAAGGCGGCGATCCCGATCATGATCGAGCAGGCCACCGGTGGCTCGATCACGTTCACCAGCTCGGTCGCCGGGCTGGTGGGGCTGCCGATGCTCGCCGACTACGTCTCCGCCAAGCACGGCGTTACCGGCCTGTCGAAGACCCTCGCGAACGAACTGGCGCCGTACCGGATCCGGGTCAACTCGGTGCACCCGTTCGGCGTCGCCACCGGGCTGCAGATGACCGAGCTCCACCCGGTTCTCGACAGCAACCCGCAGCTCGGCGTGCTCTACATGCCCAGCCTTCCGGACGGCATCAGCCAGGCCGACGACATCGCTGCGGCGGTCGCGTGGATCGCGTCCGACGAAGCGCGTCACGTCACCGGGATCCAGCTGCCGGTCGACCTCGGCCGCACCAACCGCTGA
- a CDS encoding DMT family transporter, producing MTAQDSATRPAPIAVRSGTLLAGLGVVSFSFSFPATVWALDGFGPWTATGVRGLLAGLLAVACLAGARARVPARAHWPALLTVAVGCVLGFPLLTTLALQTSSTAHSAVVIGVLPLATAALSSVLTGRRLSRTFWTAAGLGALTVVAFTLQQSSGLPTLGDIYLFGALLLCAAGYAQGGRLTAHLPGWQVIAWGVVAALPVSALVTVLALAVEPVHLTGEALVGMAYIAAVSQFGGFVVWYRGMALIGVPKASQLQLAQPLLTLGWAVLLLGEHLSPLAPVAALVVLGCIAVTQRSRG from the coding sequence ATGACAGCACAAGATAGCGCTACTCGCCCCGCGCCGATAGCGGTCCGCAGCGGCACGCTCCTGGCCGGGCTCGGCGTGGTGTCGTTCTCGTTCAGCTTCCCGGCCACGGTGTGGGCGCTGGACGGCTTCGGTCCGTGGACCGCGACCGGAGTCCGCGGCCTGCTCGCCGGCCTGCTGGCCGTTGCCTGCCTGGCCGGCGCGCGTGCACGGGTGCCCGCCCGGGCGCACTGGCCGGCCCTACTGACGGTGGCCGTCGGCTGTGTCCTCGGTTTCCCGCTCTTGACGACGCTCGCGCTGCAAACGTCCAGCACCGCGCACTCGGCGGTGGTCATCGGCGTGCTCCCGCTCGCGACCGCCGCACTGTCGTCCGTGCTGACCGGGCGGCGTCTCTCCCGGACGTTCTGGACCGCCGCGGGCCTCGGCGCGCTCACCGTCGTCGCGTTCACGTTGCAGCAGAGCTCCGGCCTGCCGACGCTCGGCGACATCTACCTGTTCGGCGCGCTGCTGCTGTGCGCGGCGGGATACGCACAGGGTGGCCGGCTCACCGCGCACCTGCCCGGTTGGCAGGTCATCGCGTGGGGCGTGGTCGCCGCACTGCCGGTCAGCGCGCTCGTCACGGTGCTCGCGCTCGCCGTCGAACCCGTGCACCTGACCGGCGAGGCACTCGTCGGCATGGCGTACATCGCCGCGGTGTCCCAGTTCGGCGGGTTCGTCGTGTGGTACCGCGGGATGGCGCTGATCGGGGTGCCGAAGGCCAGCCAGCTCCAGCTCGCGCAGCCGCTGCTGACGCTCGGGTGGGCGGTCCTGCTGCTCGGTGAACACCTCTCGCCGCTCGCCCCGGTCGCCGCGCTCGTCGTCCTCGGCTGCATCGCGGTGACCCAACGCAGCCGCGGCTGA
- a CDS encoding WapI family immunity protein yields MNTLIVGFPDTEHVALRVRGRAFPGATNEWDRSFVRVAIHVRAGAFAVDLDAALQVPDFHRFAAGLTSIDTTLAGTAVLQCLEEWITLTVVCEPNGRLRVAGEVADRAGGDGNRLTFELHGLDQTYLPGWLAQLHEISEAYPV; encoded by the coding sequence GTGAACACCCTCATCGTGGGTTTCCCGGACACCGAGCACGTCGCGCTGCGGGTGCGCGGCCGCGCCTTCCCGGGCGCTACGAACGAGTGGGACCGAAGCTTCGTCCGGGTGGCGATCCACGTGCGGGCCGGCGCCTTCGCCGTGGACCTCGACGCCGCGCTGCAAGTGCCCGACTTCCACCGGTTCGCTGCGGGGCTGACGTCGATCGACACCACGCTCGCCGGTACGGCGGTGCTGCAGTGCCTGGAGGAGTGGATCACGCTGACCGTCGTCTGTGAACCCAACGGACGGCTGCGGGTGGCGGGGGAGGTCGCCGACCGGGCCGGGGGAGACGGCAACCGGCTGACGTTCGAACTGCACGGCCTGGACCAGACGTACCTGCCCGGCTGGCTCGCGCAACTGCACGAGATCAGCGAGGCGTATCCGGTCTAG
- a CDS encoding DinB family protein: MDFDWNRTLREQWEFHWNHQVRSRLEGLTDDEYFWSPVADAWSVRPRGSSTAPVQAGAGDFTIDFGFPPADPTPFTTIAWRLGHVVVGVLAARNATHFGAPAASYESWEYAGSAAEALEQLEIQLDTWLAGVRGLDEPALRAPLGPTEPYPDAPMADLVLHIHRELIHHLSEVCLLRDLYLHTATTGALR; this comes from the coding sequence ATGGACTTCGACTGGAACCGGACGCTACGGGAGCAATGGGAGTTCCACTGGAATCATCAGGTGCGATCTCGCCTGGAAGGCCTCACCGACGACGAGTACTTCTGGTCGCCGGTGGCGGACGCGTGGAGCGTCCGGCCGCGCGGTAGCTCGACCGCGCCGGTGCAGGCCGGAGCGGGTGACTTCACGATCGACTTCGGGTTTCCGCCGGCGGATCCCACGCCGTTCACCACGATCGCCTGGCGGCTCGGGCACGTCGTCGTCGGCGTGCTCGCCGCGCGCAACGCGACGCACTTCGGCGCGCCGGCCGCGTCGTACGAGAGCTGGGAGTACGCCGGAAGCGCGGCCGAGGCGCTCGAGCAGCTCGAGATCCAGCTCGACACCTGGCTGGCCGGCGTCCGCGGCCTGGACGAGCCCGCGCTCCGGGCGCCGCTCGGCCCGACCGAGCCGTACCCCGACGCCCCGATGGCCGATCTCGTGCTGCACATCCACCGCGAGCTGATCCACCATTTGTCGGAGGTCTGCTTGCTGCGCGACCTGTACCTGCACACCGCAACGACGGGAGCACTCCGATGA